tgtttaaGGAGAAACAACTATCTGAATATGTTAGGATTAAAAAACTCCAACATCGCTGTCCTTCTCCAATGGGAGGCTCTTGCCTTCTTGCTCAGTTAAATCCTAAACTGATCAGGAGATTGGAAAATAAGGGTTTGATGTACATACCTCACAGTGATTCTTCTTGGATCGTCTCTTTCTGCCGTGGCTTTGTTGGTGACTCTGAAAGCCACGTGGAGTCGTTACATTTTCATCACACTGGGAATCACTGCATGCTTGTGCTCCATTGCAGACAAGCTGATGTGTTTTTAAGGCAGAGAAGTAACCAAAggacttcccacactgtccacaaccaaaaggtttaactccactgtggatacgttgatgtcttattaaggcacttttctgagtaaaagccttcccacactgtccacaaccaaaaggtttaactccactgtggatatgttGATGTGTCATTAAACcacttttatcagtaaaagccttcccacattgtccacaactgaaaggtttaactccactgtggatacgttgatgtgttattaagccacttttctgagtaaaagccttcccacactgtccacaaatgaaaggtttaactccactgtggatacgttgatgtgttattaagccacttttatcagtaaaagccttcccacattgtccacaactgaaaggtttaactccactgtggatacgttgatgtgtgaTTAAGCCACTTTTctcagtaaaagccttcccacattgtccacaactgaaaggtttaactccactgtggatacgttgatgtgtgaTTAAGCcacttttatcagtaaaagccttcccacactgtccacaactgaaaggtttaactccactgtggatacgttgatgtgttattaaggcacttttatcagtaaaagccttcccacactgtccacaaatgaaaggtttaactccactgtggatacgttgatgtcttATTAAGTCACTTTtctgagtaaaagccttcccacactgtccacaactgaaaggtttaactccactgtggatacgttgatgtgttattaaggcacttttatgagtaaaagccttcccacactgtccacaaatgaaaggtttaactccactgtggatacgttgatgtgttattaaggtacttt
This genomic interval from Odontesthes bonariensis isolate fOdoBon6 chromosome 7, fOdoBon6.hap1, whole genome shotgun sequence contains the following:
- the LOC142384922 gene encoding uncharacterized protein LOC142384922, with translation MASSEEEFKSPNTVEPNCLQDNDEALSTTANRDKPHSCDECGKSFNQKNELISHQRIHNGVKPFSCGQCGKAFTQKSDLIRHQRIHSGVKPFICGQCGKAFTDKSALITHQRIHSGVKPFSCGQCGKAFTDKSGLITHQRIHSGVKPFSCGQCGKAFTEKSGLITHQRIHSGVKPFSCGQCGKAFTDKSGLITHQRIHSGVKPFICGQCGKAFTQKSGLITHQRIHSGVKPFSCGQCGKAFTDKSGLMTHQHIHSGVKPFGCGQCGKAFTQKSALIRHQRIHSGVKPFGCGQCGKSFGYFSALKTHQLVCNGAQACSDSQCDENVTTPRGFQSHQQSHGRKRRSKKNHCEKQSGSDGASSEPCGHRPSGEQDCCQQGGSSFTTAADLRRPQTIQRRQKSFSCGHCEKSFPSAGQRTLHERFHTEEQLGRDTSRPAAQKPSHPEYELFHCYRCAAVFVSASALSKHQQDHQEQEEFPT